A portion of the Amia ocellicauda isolate fAmiCal2 chromosome 22, fAmiCal2.hap1, whole genome shotgun sequence genome contains these proteins:
- the vps37d gene encoding vacuolar protein sorting-associated protein 37D: MSRSKRDQRSSPDGFRVLSTGELRDLLQDEDKMDQIVKLSEKFQELQVERETLLSTNRSLAEESLSMRPRLQNGKLQLADRYHTLDKLAATCRDKQNHVEAYLQKCSPQMAQTLLQDEVARAEEESEDLLEKFMEGGLSVERFLDSFQSSRKVCHIRRAQAEKIQELVRPEPSRRKPKNLEEVKLIPHPEPHPNGFPAQAPPRVFQLRYGLTPAFFLPHFSIPSSQAASLPPLDSQPGQLQALGPNTPNSCTGQPVGLRVIGQIPGWPARPVRLQQLYRPQNHQQPEPPYR; encoded by the exons ATGTCCCGCAGCAAACGGGACCAGAGATCCAGCCCGGACGGGTTCAGGGTCCTCAGCACCGGGGAGCTGCGGGATCTCTTACAAGATGAAGACAAGATGGACCAGATCGTCAAACTCAGTgaaaag TTCCAGGAGCTGCAGGTGGAACGAGAGACCCTGTTGAGCACCAATCGCAGCCTGGCAGAGGAGAGCCTGTCCATGCGGCCGCGGCTCCAGAACGGAAAACTGCAGCTGGCCGACAGGTACCACACACTGGACAAACTGGCCGCCACCTGCAGGGACAAGCAGAACCACGTCG AGGCCTAcctgcagaaatgcagcccccaGATGGCCCAGACTCTCCTGCAGGACGAGGTGGCTCGCGCTGAGGAGGAATCCGAG GACCTCCTGGAGAAGTTCATGGAAGGCGGCCTGTCTGTGGAGCGCTTTCTGGATTCCTTCCAGAGCTCCAGAAAAGTCTGCCACATCCGTCGCGCTCAGGCCGAGAAAATCCAGGAACTGGTCAGACCAGAGCCGAGCCGCAGGAAGCCCAAGAATTTGGAGGAAGTGAAGCTCATCCCACACCCGGAGCCCCATCCGAACGGCTTCCCTGCTCAGGCCCCTCCGCGTGTGTTCCAGCTGCGCTATGGCCTGACTCCAGCATTTTTTCTGCCCCATTTCTCAATTCCCTCCAGCCAAGCTGCAAGCCTACCTCCTCTGGACTCCCAGCCAGGCCAGCTCCAGGCTTTGGGACCCAACACTCCCAACTCCTGCACTGGGCAGCCAGTAGGCCTGAGAGTGATTGGACAGATTCCTGGTTGGCCCGCCCGGCCTGTACGTTTACAGCAGCTCTACCGGCCACAGAACCACCAGCAGCCAGAACCGCCCTACCGGTAA
- the nup88 gene encoding nucleoporin 88, with product MAALAGERWRSELPGHEIFTKLRENAGFQRRGSGRTSAKNLAFCLNGDLFVWDEADKVFYTTNLRYLNSEEGCDGAKYQTLLCINPPLFEVCQVLLSPTQFHVALIGLRGATVLELPQRWGKRSEFEGGRARVNCKTIPVAERFFTSSGLVSLRHAAWYPSETEEPHLVLLTSDNTLRFYNLKEPQSPARVLSLSQSEDGSAVRTRGRSYAASLGEIAVAFDFGPLVCSPQQLPGQRAKEEVLAYPLYILYENGETYLSYTTLALGAGGLGKPLGPLPMHPAAEDNYGYDACAVLCLPCVPNILVIATETGTLYHCVVLEAEEEEECVAGERWARGTEAVPSLYVFECVELELTLKLASGEEEEEPLESDFTCPIRLHRDPLCQQRYHCTHEAGVHSVGLTWVSKLHKFLQSDEEDKDNLQELASEQRCIVEHILCTRPLSSSSSAPVRGFWIVSDLSLGATMICITSAHECLTRPLLSSIRPPSPPLLCSRPGLGLGSSPLRGLAEDSFEQHIRNILARNSTNPLVLRAGEKDCSPPPPECLQLLSRATQVFREEYILKQDLAREEMEHRVKLLCGQKNKQMEDLALCREERKSLREMAERLADKYEDAKYRQEAIMNRMKRVLGSLRYQLPVLSDSEKDMRKELQTINDQLHHLGNGIKQVNKKMDYQTKQMEKGVSPARANLALNAHQRKCVQAVLKEQGEQIADMMKQIKDIKNHFSF from the exons ATGGCGGCTTTGGCAGGGGAGCGGTGGAGGAGTGAGTTACCGGGCCATGAAATCTTCACCAAACTGCGAGAGAATGCGGGTTTCCAGCGCCGGGGAAGCGGCAGGACGTCGGCTAAGAATCTCGCCTTTTGTCTGAATGGAGACCTGTTCGTTTGGGACGAAGCCGACAAGGTCTTCTACACCACAAACCTGCGGTACCTCAATTCAGAAGAGGGCTGCGATGGTGCCAAGTACCAG ACCCTGCTGTGCATCAACCCGCCGCTGTTCGAGGTGTGCCAGGTGCTGCTGAGCCCCACGCAGTTCCATGTGGCTCTGATCGGGCTGCGGGGCGCCACGGTGCTGGAGCTGCCGCAGCGCTGGGGAAAGAGGTCGGAGTTTGAGGGCGGCCGGGCCCGGGTCAACTGCAA GACCATCCCGGTGGCTGAACGCTTCTTTACCAGCTCCGGTCTGGTATCCTTGAGACATGCCGCCTGGTACCCCAGTGAGACCGAGGAGCCACACCTTGTGCTGCTGACGTCTGACAACACCCTCAG GTTCTACAATCTGAAGGAGCCTCAGTCTCCCGCCCGggtcctctctctgtctcagtctgAAGACGGCAGCGCTGTTCGCACACGAGG GCGCTCCTACGCCGCCTCCCTGGGTGAGATCGCGGTGGCGTTTGACTTCGGCCCGCTGGTCTGCAGCCCCCAGCAGCTCCCGGGACAGCGAGCGAAGGAGGAGGTGCTGGCGTACCCCCTGTACATCCTGTACGAGAATGGAGAGACCTACCTGAGCTACACCACCCTGGCACTCGG TGCGGGCGGTCTGGGGAAGCCGCTGGGGCCCCTGCCCATGCATCCCGCAGCCGAGGACAACTACGGCTACGATGCCTGTGCCGTGCTGTGCCTGCCCTGCGTGCCCAACATCCTGGTCATCGCCACAGAGACGGGCACTCTGTACCACTGTGTGGTGCTGGAGgccgaggaggaagaggagtgtGTA GCGGGGGAGAGGTGGGCCCGAGGCACGGAGGCCGTGCCCTCTCTCtatgtgtttgagtgtgtggaGCTGGAGCTCACCCTCAAACTGGCGTCCggcgaagaggaggaggagccgCTGGAGTCAGACTTCACCTGCCCAATCCGGCTGCACCGAG ATCCACTGTGCCAGCAGAGGTACCACTGTACCCATGAGGCGGGCGTCCACAGCGTGGGACTCACCTGGGTCAGCAAGCTGCACAAGTTCCTGCAGTCAG ATGAAGAGGACAAGGACAATCTGCAGGAGCTGGCGTCCGAGCAGCGCTGCATCGTGGAGCACATCCTGTGTACCCGGCCGCTCAGCAGCAG CTCGTCCGCTCCAGTGAGGGGTTTCTGGATCGTGTCAGACCTGTCTTTGGGAGCCACGATGATCTGCATCACCAGCGCCCACGAGTGCCTCACACGCCCCCTACT GAGCTCAATTCGTCCGCCCTCCCCTCCGCTGCTCTGTTCCCGCCCCGGGCTGGGCCTGGGCAGCTCTCCTCTCCGCGGATTGGCCGAGGACTCCTTCGAGCAGCACATCCGCAACATCCTGGCGCGCAACTCCACCAACCCGCTGGTCCTGAG ggcGGGCGAGAAGGActgctcccctccccctccggAGTGTCTGCAGCTGCTGAGCCGCGCCACCCAGGTGTTTCGGGAGGAGTACATCCTCAAGCAGGACCTGGCCCGAGAGGAGATGGAGCACAG GGTTAAGCTGCTGTGTGGACAGAAGAACAAGCAGATGGAGGACCTGGCGCTGTGCAGAGAGGAACG GAAGAGCCTGCGGGAGATGGCGGAGCGCCTGGCCGACAAGTACGAAGACGCCAAGTATCGTCAGGAGGCCATCATGAACAG GATGAAGCGGGTCCTGGGCAGTCTGAGGTACCAGCTGCCCGTGCTGTCAGACAGCGAGAAGGACATGAGGAAGGAGCTGCAGACCATCAACGACCAGCTGCACCACCTGGGCAACGGCATCAAACAG GTGAACAAGAAAATGGATTACCAGACGAAGCAGATGGAGAAGGGGGTGTCTCCTGCCAGGGCCAATCTAGCGCTCAACGCCCACCAAAGAAAGTGTGTCCAAGCTGTCCTCAAAGAACA GGGGGAGCAGATTGCAGACATGATGAAACAAATCAAGGACATCAAGAACCACTTCAGCTTTTGA
- the rabep1 gene encoding rab GTPase-binding effector protein 1 produces the protein MAEPGPGSSVAPQHDGGLQRRVAELEQERVEFLKFKQQLELEFNQKRAKFKELYLSKEEELKRQGASLESSQAELSRLQTQLLDAQAEMENIKAVATVSESTKQEAIDQVKRQWQEEVASLQAIMKETVRDYEVQFHQRLEQERAQWAQYREAVEREMAELRRRLSEGQEEENLENDMKKAQEDAEKLRSVVMPMEKEIATLKAKLAEAEDRVKELEASKVKELNHVLEAEKSCRTDLEMYVAVLNTQKSVLQEDAEKLRKELHEVCHLLEMERQQHNQLKRTWQRANDQFLESQRLLMQDMQHIESVLSSEQLRQVEEMKKADQVENEKQRISQAKELKEEEGMENTEDSLMALTNDEAHVNHSMHSSLHSLDNEPMVPQDGSDLFKDGLRRVQSTDSLGSSGGSLQPRGLGYNTKAKSASNLDESDFGPLVGADGVGSENLDTASVSSFQLSTMPFLLTKDQEKAIKAMTPEQEETASLLSSISLAPDTAYLPPSGYRLVSESEWNLLQQEVKNAGRKLGRRCDMCSNYEKQLQVIQGQEAETRDQVKKLQVMLRQANDQLERTIGEKQELEDSVRVSSEETSTKVSALLQKVQDSETLLGSLQQAFSQAKRSTQEQMAVLMQSREQVAEELSRLQRDNESLQGTHRLHLSLQQQEDFKMPTTVQELQALVMEYREDVVAVRTAADHLEEKLKAEILFLKEQIQAEQCLKDNLEETLQLEIEGCKEEIASFSSLKIELERVKTEKEQLESSLAEKTQQLDRLQGLRSSLEEQLKEVQSTKASLESQVFDEKDKAQRLQTELDVSEQVQRDFVKLSQTLQVQLERIRQADSLERVRAILNDTNLSDISQLPET, from the exons GGGGGCTGCAGCGCCGCGTGGCGGAGCTCGAGCAGGAGCGCGTAGAGTTCCTGAAATTCAAACAGCAGCTGGAACTGGAGTTCAACCAGAAGAGGGCCAAATTCAAGGAGCTCTACCTGTCCAAGGAAG AGGAGCTGAAGCGGCAGGGGGCGTCTCTGGAGTCCTCTCAGGCTGAGCTGAGCCGGCTGCAGACCCAACTGCTGGATGCCCAGGCAGAGATGGAGAACATCAAGGCCGTGGCCACGGTGTCGGAGAGCACCAAGCAGGAGGCCATCGACCAGGTCAAGAGGCAGTGGCAGGAGGAGGTGGCCTCCCTCCAGGCCATCATGAAAG AGACCGTGCGGGACTACGAGGTGCAGTTCCACCAGCGCTTGGAGCAGGAGCGGGCGCAGTGGGCGCAGTACCGTGAGGCGGTCGAGAGGGAGATGGCAGAGCTGCGGCGCCGGTTGTCCGAggggcaggaggaggagaaCCTGGAGAACGACATGAAGAAG GCCCAGGAGGATGCCGAGAAGCTTCGCTCGGTGGTTATGCCCATGGAGAAGGAGATCGCCACTCTGAAGGCCAAGCTGGCGGAAGCTGAAGACCGGGTGAAGGAGCTGGAGGCGTCGAAG GTCAAGGAGCTCAACCACGTGTTGGAAGCGGAGAAGTCCTGCCGCACTGACCTGGAGATGTACGTGGCGGTCCTTAATACCCAGAAGTCCGTTCTGCAGGAAGACGCAGAGAAGCTACGCAAAGAACTGCATGAAG TGTGTCACCTACTGGAgatggagaggcaacagcataACCAGCTGAAGCGCACCTGGCAGCGGGCCAACGACCAGTTCCTGGAGTCGCAGCGGCTGCTGATGCAGGACATGCAGCACATCGAGAGCGTGCTGTCGTCGGAGCAGCTGCGCCAGGTGGAGGAGATGAAGAAGGCTGACCAG GTGGAGAATGAGAAGCAGAGGATCAGTCAGGCCAAAGAGTTGAAAGAGGAAGAGGGGATGGAGAACACTGAGGACTCTCTCATGGCCCTGACGAACGACGAG GCCCACGTCAACCACAGCATGCACAGCTCATTGCACTCCTTGGACAACGAGCCCATGGTCCCCCAGGACGGCTCGGACCTCTTCAAGGACGGCCTGCGCAGGGTGCAGTCCACCGACAGCCTGGGCTCCTCCGGGGGCTCGTTGCAGCCCCGCGGCCTGGGCTACAACACCAAGGCCAAGTCCGCCAGCAACCTGGACGAGTCGGACTTCGGGCCGCTGGTGGGGGCGGACGGCGTGGGCTCGGAGAACCTCGACACGGCCTCTGTCAGCTCCTTCCAGCTCTCCACGATGCCCTTCCTGCTCACCAAGGACCAGGAGAAGGCCATCAAGGCCATGACCCCCGAGCAGGAGGAGACGGCCTCTCTCTTGTCCAGCATCTCCCTGGCCCCGGACACGGCCTACCTGCCCCCCTCCGGCTACAGGCTGGTCAGCGAGAGCGAGTGGAACCTGCTTCAGCAAGAG GTGAAAAATGCCGGCAGGAAGTTGGGCCGCCGCTGCGACATGTGCTCCAACTACGAGAAACAGCTGCAGGTCATTCAGGGTCAGGAGGCGGAGACTCGAGATCAG gTGAAGAAGCTACAGGTGATGCTGCGACAGGCCAACGACCAGCTGGAGAGGACCATCGGTGAGAAGCAAGAGCTGGAGGACTCGGTGAGAGTGAGCAGCGAGGAGACCAGCACCAAG GTCTCCGCGCTGCTGCAGAAAGTGCAGGACTCGGAGACGCTGCTGGGCAGTCTGCAGCAGGCCTTCTCCCAGGCCAAGAGGAGCACGCAGGAGCAGATG GCCGTGCTGATGCAGTCCAGGGAACAGGTGGCGGAGGAGCTGAGCCGCCTGCAGAGGGATAACGAGAGCCTGCAAGGGACACACCGGTTACACCTCTCCCTCCAGCAGCAAGAGGACTTCAAGATGCCCACTACAGTGCAG GAGCTGCAGGCTCTGGTCATGGAGTACCGGGAGGATGTGGTGGCGGTGCGCACGGCCGCCGATCACCTGGAGGAGAAGCTGAAGGCCGAGATCCTGTTCCTCAAGGAGCAGATCCAGGCCGAGCAGTGCCTCAAGGACAACCTGGAGGAGACCCTGCAGCTGGAGATCGAGGGGTGCAAGGAGGAGATCG CATCTTTCTCCAGTTTGAAAATAGAGTTGGAACGAGTGAAGACCGAGAAAGAGCAG CTCGAGAGCAGTCTGGCGGAGAAGACGCAGCAGCTGGATCGCCTGCAGGGCCTGAGGAGCAGCCTAGAGGAGCAGCTCAAGGAGGTCCAAAGCACCAAG GCGTCTCTGGAGAGTCAGGTGTTCGATGAGAAAGATAAGGCCCAGAGGCTGCAGACGGAGCTGGACGTCAGTGAGCAGGTCCAGAGAGACTTCGTCAAGCTCTCGCAGACTCTACAG GTCCAGCTGGAGCGCATCCGCCAGGCCGACTCGTTGGAGCGCGTCCGTGCCATTCTCAACGACACCAACCTCAGCGACATCAGCCAGCTGCCCGAGACATGA